The region gttTCCACTGGGTGTTAGAGGTGGAATGTTTCCCCTCCCTGGGCCAAGTGGCTGGCTGACTTACTCTTAACCACCTCACTGGTGGTGCTGGGGGCAGCTGGCTGGACTGGCGGGTCATTGCCTAGCTCACTGCCCTTCCAGAAGGCACTGCTGGCAGAGGTGGGTGTTGAGGGCACCAACATCTCCAGCTCCTCCAGAAAGAGGCCTGAGTGGGTCTGCAGAGTGtcagctgggggtggaggggcaaCCTCAGTGGCAGACTGGGCCAGGCTGCCCTCCTGTCTTCCGACCCAAGGTTCCAGGACAGCTTGGCCCCTACACCTCCACCACCTTCCCTGCCAGCCCTCCCCAAGCCTGAACTGCCCGCTACCTGGGTGGAAGTGGAGGGGGGCATTCTCTCCTCTTGCCCACTCCAACAGCCAGCCAGAATGCCTGCCATCACCACCCCAGTGCAGGCCCACTTGCCTCATGGGGCCAAATGGGTACTCATTTGCATGCATGAGTACACACCCCACATCAACACATGAACACCAGTGCAGATGGAGCCACAGTGCATCCCTACACACAGACAGAGCCGCACCCCAACTTCCGTGGGGGGCGGTCACTCTCAGGGTcaccctgcctcctctctctaGCCCAGTCATCACCACTGCCCCCCAACTTCTGGGTAGAGAATGTTAGAGGGTCTTGGGGATCCACACTGCCCAAGGGGCCAGGGGAGGGCTTCCTGGTCCTGGGAGTGGTAACATGAGAGGGTACTAACAATGTGGGAACTACCTCATGTCTTCTTGGCTAAGGgggcccatccccacccccacccccacagttgGTGCCCTCCTTCTTCTCCCCTTTATTTTGTTTGGGGGCGTACCCAGCAGCAGGGATGAGCCATCTCCCAGGGGGAACTTCTGGTAGCGAGGCACAGCCAGTGGGGCAATGGCCTGGAACTTGGGGGCCAGCAAGGGCTCAAGGCGGGAAGCGCAGGGGTCAGCCGCATGGAAGAGGTTGTAGATCTGCTCACAGGCTGGGCGCATCTGGGCCACTGGTACCCACAAGATAAAGGGGGGGGTTCACCTGGGCATTTGGGAGGGGGTGTGGGAAGCAGCACCCTGACATGCTGTGTGATCCTGAACCAGCACTTCCCAGACTGTACTCCCTGGGAGGTTACTGGGGTCCTGGTTAGAGTGAGACAGTTCTCTTGTCTAAAAAGAGATCAGAGCCTTCAATTTGCTGATGTGATTCAGGATGAAGCATTTTCCATGCCTGTTGGACCCTTTCTCATGAAAAGTATCTGTGGGTATGAGTTCCTCTTGGTGCCCTTTGGGAAACTTGGCCTTGGCAGGTCCTTtctttctgggcctcaggttCCCCCTCTCTAGCCAGCCCACTTAATTTGTATAGTGGGAAATGGCATTAACACCCACATTTCAGGTGAGACAAAAATtggaggagaaggggaaagggtggACGAAGGTGTGGGCTCACCCTCCAAGGCAGGCATCACAGTTTTGCGCAGAGCCAGCACCAGGCCCAGCGGAGAGCCAAAGAGGAAGAAGCCGGAGACCTTGAAGTCGAGGCGAGCAGCACTAGTGGGACCATCAGGAGCCTCAGAGGTGGCGGCAGCAGATGGGCAAGAGGCTGTGCTAGCCCGCCTGGGCTCTCCAGAGGAGGTGGTTGGGGCAGCCGTCTGCAGGCTGTGGGGCAGGTGGGGTGTTCAGTGCTGCTGCCTCCACAGCCCAGCACAAGCCCAGTGTGGGGTGATGGGGCAGGAACGTCACCTGTTCTGAGGGCCCTCGGGCTCAGGGCTGGCCATGTCACTTGGGGCGCGCTGTGTGGGCAGGGCCGAGGGTTCTGGGCTGGCCCGgcccagcccctccaccccaTCTGCCAGGGGATCCCGCACTGGGCCGACCTCTGGGGAGAGCAGCTCATTGTTCTAGATGGAATAGGGGACAGAAACATCCTTAGGACTGGAGACAATTGATTTCTACTTATGAGAAATTGAGGAAAGAGGCTTGAGGGTTGGGCAGGGACTCAAACCAAGCAGGCCAGTGAGCCCCAGAGGGGATGGAAAGAGGCAGCAGGGGACAGGCGTGAGAGAGGTCATATTCCCAGGGCAGAGACCTAGAGCTGGAGAGACATCCCCTCCTGAGGAGATGGGGTCCAGCCACACTGACCATGCTTCCTCGGCGGCTGCTGCCCCGGCTCCCAGGGCCCGCGCCAGCACTGTGGCAGAGCGCGTCAAAGCCCAGGATTCCTCCGACGCCGTCTCCGATCAGCACCACCTGGGTGAGAGGCCAGTGCCATCAGAGGCAGGCGGACGGTGGGCTCCAGTGGCAAGCTGCCCAAGAACATCCCTAACTCCTGACCTGCCCACAGAAGCCGGCGCCCTCAGACGAGCGCAGGAAAGCGGCGTAGGCCTGGTTGGTGCGGGCGATGACAGTGGCCACAGCGCCCTGGTATCGGGAGGATGAGGTGGCCAGCAGCGGCAGGGCAGCCAGTGGAATGTGGTCCTGGGAGCGAGACAGGCTGTCGCCGTCATGACTGTAGGGGCTCAGGCTGTAGGAGGAGAGGGCATAATGGGTTGTGGGGGGCCTCCAGGCCCGCCACTGCCCATTCTAAGTCCCCTTGGCCTGTTGGCAAGTCCCAGCACTGTGGGGCCTTTGTGGAGAAGTCAGTCAGTATCCAAGAGGCCTTTATGATGGAGCCACTGACTAGAAACTGAGGTCCAAATGGGTGCGTAACTGGCCTAGGTGTCTGGCTTCCtggcctcctccccttccccccatggGGCCTCTCTGGTCCTAGGAGCCCCCAAGTGGCTGTCCACACTTTGGGACCCTGGGTGTCCCCCACCCTTCCACCCTGACCAGTACTTGGAGACAAGGGCATAGGCAGCGGCACAGATGGGTGGGCAGGGCACCAGGCGCAGCGCCACGTGGCCCAGGGCCTCAGGGAAGTGGATTCGGGTGACAGCCTCGAAGGCCAGGCTCAGCGTCTGCACATCCGCCTGCTTGGAGTTGGTGTCTCCAGGACCCGAGTCTAGGATGTTGCCACTGTGCAGGATGAGGAAGAGGGCGTGGACTGCGCATGTCTCAGCCCCCAGATCCCCTGTTCCATCTGGGCCCTGCGGGGCACAATGGGGTGCCAGGGGTGTCAGAGCAGTGGCCCGGCCGGCTGGTGGGCAGAACTGCGATGTGGGGTGGCCAACCATACTCACTTCTGAGTCCCTGGGTGCTCGGGCCCCATCCCCAATGTCTTTGGTAGCCTCAGTTCCAGGGTCTGTAGGATGGGGAAAGCCAGTGTAGGAGACTGAGGGGTTTGTGGGGATCCCCTCATCTGGAACTTCAGGTACCCCTGCTCTGCTGTCTGCCTGAGCACCCCCCCATCTGCTCCCCATCTTCCTCTGACCTCCTCTCATCTGACTCTCCCAGGTCACTTCACgtttctgggcctttgcacatgctgctgaCAGAGATGCCTTTCCCCACAATGCCTGTTTGCCTGGAAAATTCCTTCTAATCCTGCCCTGTCCAGTAtcatagccactagccacatgtgcaTATTCAAattgaaatgaattaaaatacaaaattcagttcctcagtcacactagccacatttcaagtgcttgacagccacatgtggctagtggctagatcattttcatcatcacagaaagttcttttGGACAGAGCTGGTCCAATCCTTCAAAATCCAGCTTAGACATCACCTCCCACGTGAAGCCTTCCTGTACTCCAAATTTAACTCCATTCTTCATGCTGTGTCTGAACCTTGACTACACTCCAATCATCaatcatctacccatccatccatccatccacccattatCCATGTGTATTTAAGGAGCATCGTTTCTGGATTTACATTCATTTTAGACCCCATTAATTTTCAGAATGAGCTGTTCTCCAAGTCCCCATTGCATACGAGGTGCTGGTGGCTGGCAACCCAATGTGGGATCTTTACCTGGTGCCCCCTCAGCCTCCATGGGGGAGGCAAAGGCGTCAATGAAGTCATTGGAGTTCCACTTGGTCATCTCCTTGGGGAAGACCTCATCACTGTCCGAGAAGCCTTCTGAAGGGACAAGGGGCTGTGTTATGGGGTGGTTGGAGCTTCTTAGGGACCCCCACACCCTAAAGGACTGTGATGCTGACCATGGGCATCAAAGAACTCCTCTTCAGAGCTGTTCTCAGAGTCTCGGGCAATGTTCTGCATGCGCCACTCGGACAAACTCTGGGGAGACACGCCCCCTGCAGGGCCACATCGGTCTTAGCCTGGGAGTCCAGCTTGAGGGTCACTCCCTCCCATCCCTGTGCCCCAACCATACCTCCATGCTGGGATGAGTAGGAGGAACGGGAGGATGAGGACCACTGCTTGCTGAAGCTGGCATCTGGTGAGGCATCAGGGCCTGGGGGGGCCTCAGGCCCATCGGGGGTGCCAGCATGGCTGGCCCCAGCCCGGGCCTCACTGCTTGGCTTCCCTGGGGGCTGGGCCTCAGGTCCCTCACTGCTTGTGTTGCACTTGGCCATGCGCTGTGCCAGCATGCGGGCGGTCTCATCCTCCAGTGCCCGGATGTCAGCCATGCTCAGCTCTGTCCATTCATCCTGCCAGCACCAGGCCTGGCGGTGGGCCCGCAGCATCACCCGACGCAGACCTGTAGGTGCCCAGGCATCAAAACCACCCTCACCCCCAATCCTGAGTTTTCCTGACGCTGCAGCCACATGCCCAGCCCTTGAGTTCGGGTAATGGCTCCCCTGGGCACACCACCCACCCAGAGCAAAGTAGGGCAGGGCAAATGCGGTCCAGGAGATGGGAGTGGAAACTGGGGCATGTGTCTTCttgccccacctccctccctgcccactgCCTCTTTTATCCCTCTGGACATGCCAACTCTGAGCACTGAGCCCACCTAGCACCCCGGGAAGCTGGGACAAATGTGTGTTCTTGATCTCTTTCAGCTGGCTTCCTGCTGACTTCTTCAGAGACGTTAACAATTAAGGCGTTAACAGTTAATGAAATTGTTGATGGTTAATGAAGGTGTTAAAAGTTAATGGAAGTGTTGGCACTTAACAAAGGTTGTAGCAAAACATGATACCCATTCTGGGATATTTTCATCTTAAGCAGAGAAATAAAGTTAGAAATTCAATATCTAGGAATTAAAGTAATAACGATTGAATTATAATTATAAACTTTTGGAAGGAAATATATCAGAATCTCAATAGCGGTTATACATGGGTgaatttcattttgttatttctgcttcttGGTATTTTTCCAAATGTAAGACAAGGAGTCTGTATCACTCCCTAAgctaatttcttcatctgtaaaatgggaatactaGTCCTTACCTTGAGGGGTGTTGTGGGTGTTAAAGTAGATTTTGCATGAAAAGTGATTAGCAGAGGATTTGCCATGTTGTAATCAATATTAGCTTTTAACATCTGGCTCAACCTCTTCCTCATTTACAGAAGGGAAAATTAAGGTGCAGAGATGGGAAGTGTCTCACTAGAGGTTCTGTGAGTCTGTGGTGGAGTCGAACCCAGGTCCCTGGATACCCCCATCCTTCTACCTGCAGGTAGCCCACCCTCAGACCTCGGATAAGCTGTTGGGTTAGTTTTAGGGGGTGTGAAACAGGGCCTTCTGATAACAGGGCCAGAGGATGGGGCTTGGAGCTAGGAGTGGGAGGGACTCCCGAGAGAATGACAGAGTCACAGCTTTGGCCTACTCTCCTTAGCATGCCCGTTAGAGCTAGTGACCCTCCTGAGGGTCTCTAAGCCTCACTTGACCCACAGAATACTGGAGAGGCTTAGAATCTTAATGGATGAGAAGCAGCATCTCTGAATTTCAGAGATCATATCTCCAGCTTCTTGTTCTCCTGACTCTTACCCATACCTCAAGGCTaggctcccccaacccctggctaAGCAGCACTGCTCCCCTGTGCCTCAGCGCTCACCACATCAAATGGAAGCAATGGCTTTATGTTTCTGTGTCCCCAGTGGACTGGGAGCATCCCTGGCTCAAACAAGGGCCCGGTGCATGCTAGGTAAATGGAATCTCCTGTGGCTGGGTGCTCACCAACATCGTGGATGAACTGTTCAATCTTGGCCTGCATGCCCCAGTAGCGGAACTCAACCTTGCACAGCTTATAGGCGCACATGAGGGGCCCCGTCTGGGCTGCTGTGCGTGCCCAGTCGTCAGTCAGCGGTCCTCGGCCCGTCTTGGCCGAGCGGTACAGCCGGGGGTCCTCTTCTGCTTTGTACTCGCCTGGGGCCACTGCATCCCGCACAATGTCGATAGTATCTGAGGGGGTTCCAGCAGTACTGAGCAATAccagccccctccagcccctgccaccccctccccacttagGGATTGGGAGGGCAGATTTTCATGCATAGGAACCGAGGCCCAGGAGAGCCTGAGacttgtcagaggctgcctgtcAAGGGGGCAGGTGGCCTGAGAGGGGCTCCAGGTCCCCCCACTGGCTCTAGGCCTCACCGAGGATGCGCTGTCTCCTCTCAGCCCCACTCAGGTTGAAGACATTCGGCTGCTGCCCCCCATCAGGCAGGTAATAGGTCTCTATTTCAATGGAGAATTTCTCCACAAAGGGGCAGGTGTACCTAGGCAGAGGGCAGGGGCGAGGGTTATTACTGTGCCCACCAGGGCTGTTCCCCTCATGGCCCTAGGCCTGCCCCACCTACTCACCGGGTTCGGGTGTAGGGATAAGCATTCCAGGATTCCTCCTCCACCTGCAGGGCAGCCTTGGGCAGCAGCGCCCGGAACCAGCCTGGGATGTGGGAGCCCACGTGGTACACCTTGTGCGTGTATTGCCCACTGCCGCCGGGCCCATCTGTGTAGGGCCGGTTGGCCAAGATCTCCACGCCACTGCCCTCGCCACTTGACTCCTCTCGGCTCTTTTTCTGCAGTCCAGGGCAGAACAAAATGAGCAGCTCAGCTCCAGCTCAGCTCTCGGGATGGGATCCCCAGCTAGGCCTGGCCCCCTGTGCAGCTCTGAGGCCCTAGTCCCAGCCTTTCTAACTCTTGGAAACCCTACCCTGGTCCCTGGTAGCTCCTGGGGTCAGGAGTCCAGTCCCCTAAGGGGTTCTGCAAGCCagtatttattcagtcattcaagTAATTGTCATCTGCTCTATTCTGGGCATTATCTGGGATTATATTAATTGGGATCTGTTAATGTACAGAACAAAGACCCCTGCCTGCCCTtgtggaacttacattctagtggagggagacagataacagaaaaaaaaggaaattatgtggtatgttagaaggtggtaagtgctATGGTAAAAAGAAAGCACACAACAGTGTAAGAGGGATAGAGTTGGGGGTTGCAGTTTCCATAGGATGGTCAGGGAAGCCCTCATTGAGAAGATAACATGACCTTGATTTGAATATGTCTTAGGAAGAGGGAGAGTGCTGAGCAGATGTGAGGTGGGGGAAGTATTCAAGGCAGAGGGGAAGCCAGTGTAAGCTCCTGAGACGGGAACATGCTGCATGTGTTCCTAGCAAGGGGGCCCAGGGTGGGTGGGCTGGAAGAATCAAGGAGAGTAAAGGGGGTCCCCACCTTTCTAGGACCCCAAAACCAATGCCTGCCCCATCCCTCATAGTTAGCACTCAAATCCTGCCCTTATGTGGCTCTGGAGCTTGAATTTGGCCCACTCAACCCCCCTAAGACCAGATCCCAGCCCTCTTGCCTGCTCAGACTCTGGCCCCCATGTCTGGGGAGCACATCTAGAATAggtctctcctctctgctcctgaGAGCCTGCACTGCTCATCCTCACAGCCCAAGCCCAGACCTATACCCCCTTCCTCTTAGCCCAGACCTCACCCTCCGGGGTCTGCCTGCCCCTCTCCATCACAGTTTTGGGGCCTGATCCTCATCCCATGTCCCTGACTGCCTGAGATTGCCGGGATCCTTCACGATCTGGGATCCCCCTCCCAGTCCTTCCCTCCCACCTGGGACCCCTCCTCACTTTCTGCCTCCCACTCCTGCCTCCTTGTGCACGCCTTTCCTTACCCTCAAAGGATTACAGATTCTGAGGAGGATTAAAGGAGATCAGCTGTGGGCTGAGCGTACAGCAGGAGCTGGGCTCTTAgagggtggggaggtaccacTAGGCCCTTCTGCCGCTTTTCCCACAACCCTTCACCGCCACCACCCCCACTCCTACATCCAACTGGGgaacctctctctcctcctccagcctctgagCCCATCCAAGCCCCAGAGCTGGACTGGAGCGGGGATAAGCTGGGCCCGGCCCCCCTTGTCCCAGGTGTAGCCTGCGAGCTCCTGCGGTTATCCTATCATGAAGCATGGCCTTCCCCTTGGTCTCCCTTTTCTCACTGGCCTCACCTGGATCATGTAGAGCTGAGCCACCTGGTACTCGTCGAGGCTCATGGGCAGCAGAATGTGGTACTCCTTGATGAGCATCCTGAAGACGCTCCGCCGGCGGCGCGCGGCCTCGGCTCCGCCTGGCGCAGGGCACCGCGCGGCTGTCAGTGCGGGGCGGCGGCGCGCGGCCCCGAGCCCTGGCCGCCGGCCGAGGGGCTCGGACCGCGGGACCCCATGCCCGGCCCCTCCACCGGGGAGGCGGAGGCCAGCCCAGCGGTGCAGCCAACGCCGCGGGGGGCCGGGAGCCGCTGCGAGGCTGAGCGCTGACCTCTTTTCCAcgcagcccccgccccccgcccgcccaTCGCCATGGCAACCGAGCGCTGACGCGAGCCCCCCGGAGCGGCGGGCGCTGGCCGGCGGGCTAGCTGGCCAACCTGGCCTCTACGGCCGCCGCAGTCCCCTAAGCCCCCTCAGAACAGCATCTCTTGGGGGCCCGCCCTCAgcagcccccaggcccctcctTCCGGGCCGGCCTTCCACAACGGGCCCCTCGGGGCCCGCCCCCTGCATCCCTTTCCCCAAGTTGATGTGGTCCGTTGTCCCCCACTCATGGACGTCTACTTAGAACCTTGTCCCCCAGGATGTCTCTCCGCAGAGCCCGGTGCGCCCCTCCTGTCAGCGTACTGTCAATGTTCCCCACCTCCCGCACCCAAACCCACCTTCTAGGAGCGGATAACTAACACCTCCGCCCCCTagacctgccttccccacccaggCCGGTAGCCCAGCCCTCAACTTTCGCCTTCCCAGCATCCTCCCTGGACGCTCGGCACTCGTCTATGCAGCCACCCCATCATCCTTCCTGGGGGCTGACCCCTCTTCAGGGTGAGGCAAAAGTATCCCACGAAGCCCCTGTCCTAAGAGACCCACTCCGACCACTTGCTCCTCAGTTTCGCTccagcctccacccccacctcgtACCCAGCGAGCAGTCTAGCGGCCCCGCTGTCCCCACTTCCCTCTGCTCCCCGGAGCCCCGGTCCCCCGCCGTGCTCTTGGCCCGCCCGATAACGTCCCGGCTCACCTCTAGTTTACAGCGGAGGCCCCTCACCCGGTACGGACAGGGGCGGACCGGCTGTGGGTCGGGGCCCGGagcgcccccagccccagccttggCTTCCAGCAGTAGCCGGACCCTCTAGAGAAGCAGCGCGGGCCCATGGCCCCGACCTTCCTCCCGGTCTGCCCGCCggctcccctgccctccctccccaccgcccGCCGCGtcactgcagccgccccgcccccttcctGGGCCCGgctagccctccccacccctgcgggGTCCGGGCAGCCCCGCCCGCGGCGGAGGGTGGCCCGTCTTCCTTCCCCAAGGCGACGGGGAAGAGGCCGTTCTCCAAATACTGGCGCTTTTTACTCCTGCTGTTCTTTGGGATTCCCAAAGCACTCTTGGTTCCTATCTGCACCGTGGCTCAGACCCTGTGTACTATGGAAATATGACAGAGTCCCATTCCCAACCTCCCTGGCCTTTGTAACCTGGGACCCAGGGTGGGGGAAATGTCTCCCCGTCCAAAATCTGGCCAGAAGCTGGTCTCTGACCTGCCTCTACCTAGCTGGTTCCAGGGCCCCACACCTCTAGGGTCATTCAGCTACACACCCAAGCAGAAGAGGGCTGCAGTCACCAAATCCTTGGGCTAGTCCCAGAATAGGGATCCATGGCTTTTCCCACCTATACCTTCCGGGTCTACAAGTTTGGCCAACAGCCAGCCACCAGATCCCAGGCAAAGGCTGAGACAGCTGAGGGCTGGGCTCCTGGGACCACACCCAGTTGGCTAGAAGGCACTGGGACAGTGTATGGCAGCACTGAGCTGGGTCACCCACGTCAGAGGCTAGTACTCTCTCCTTGACTTTCTCAGGTCCTAAGGGGAAGGAAACAGCAGTGCTCCCTTTCCTCAGGATGCAGAGATGGGGTGTTTTCAGAGCCTCCAGGGCTCATTCGAGTTTAGGATGTTAGGGCATTAAGGCATGTGAGGGTGTGGCTTAAATGAACTGGCATTTCCACTCTGCAAGGCATCATGGCTAATCTAGAGGAAGAACCCTCTGGGTTTAGGCTGGAGACAGTGCCATCCAGCTGTAGAGGCAGCCAAGGCCCTGCACTGCCCCCTGGTGGCATCATGTGAAGGAGGGCAGGGTTCTCAGCTAATGGAGCTCAACCCTCTGCACTACCTACAGCTGGAAGGTTGAAGGCCAGAGAAGGACAGAGTACCACTCAAGGTCAATGGACAGTGGAAGAAAGGCAAAGGCGGGCTCAGCTGGTCTCTGTCCCACCCACTGCACCACCCCTTACCCCCTTCCAGAgcctcctctttcccttttttcttcctgACCCATCCAGGCTTAGCAGAAGCACCAGACTCAGAAAGACTATGAGCTGAGAGAACAATTCcaaattatcttttatttatacaaaaatgGCATTTTAGCAAAAGACATTGAGAAAAGAGTCGCTATGGCCCAGGAGATGAGGCAGGGAGGCAACAGGCCTTCTGAGGCCCTGCTGGGGTAAAAGGGGTCTGGGGAAAGTGGTGAGAAGTCCTGGGTAAGTGCTGAGTGGTGGGGGCCGCAGAAAGGAGAAAGCTCCAGTTGGATCAACACTGTTGGCAGGTCATGGATGGGACTCACAGTGACCTCGCTGTTAACTCTTTCAGGGGTTTCAGTTAGTGCTGCCGACTGGAGTGAGAGCCGCCTACTGGTTCCTGGAGGGCACCCACCAGAGGACACAAGTCAGGAAGCCCAGGATGGGAAGTGCAACTCGGGGTGAAGGCCAGGGAGAAGCAGGTGCTCTGCAGTGGCCAGGAAAGGTCCAGATGCTGAGGTGGAGTCTAGTCCTGTTACGTGCGAGCGTTCCGCTCTGTTTCTGCCAGGCACTCTCTGACTAGGGCCCGGGCATGGATGATGCCTGGAGTGGGAATGGGGAAGTAACATACAGGATCTCAGCGACCCTCCACAGTCCCACCCCCATCCTCCAGAGGAAGACCCCTCCCTCTATCTCCTTTCCTTTCAGTAAAAGGGACTATAATCTAATGAAGGGCTGGATGAGATAAGAAGTTTGGATAATCTTCAAAACTTCtctgtttaaatataaattcCCTGGCCCTTCCCTGGAAATTGActcaatttcaattcaattcaaaacgCCTCTCTGGATAGTGATACTGGCCCTAGTCTAGGCTTGGCTCAGATGGCCTCCAGATGTCTTCCCTTCCCTAGTGAAGGACTGTCCAGTGTTAGTCTTCTGGGCAGGGGTGGTGGGCCTGGTCTCACTTACCTCTCTTCAGGCGCTCCATGGCGCTCTTGCTGCCAGCATAGGTGGGTCGGATCTCTTTGCCCATCTCCTCTATGACCGACAGCAGGTCCGTGTAAGTGCTCTGGGAACCCTGGGCGCCAGGTGGTTTCATTGCCTATGTCAAAAGAGAATAGGGCAGTGATCTTAGTCCAAGAGGGGGCCTCCAGTGCCCATCAATAGGCAATCCTTCAGCTCCACTCACCTGTACGTAGCCCATGGAGGGCGGTCCAAAGTCATTAAACAGTGGTCTGAAAGGGGCAGCGGCTCCCGGCACCGAGCCCGATGGCGATGGGACACTTCCGGCTGCAACATGCAAGAGTAAGAGGTCAGCGAGGGGCAGGGACGCCTCGTCCCGGCGTTCAAGCCCGCGACCGGATTCACACCATTCCCTGCAAAGGAATGCTTCAGTCAGGCTGCTTAACTTCAAGACAAACCCCTCCCCCTGAGCATCACCAACAAGCCCTTACGTGGCCACGCCCACTTCACAGGccagcaaactgaggctcagggagggtaAGCAGCAGGCCCAGTGTTGCAGAACTCAGGCCGTCTTCTCGAGATAGCGACCGCCCGGGCAGGAGAGCAGGGGTGGATCCTCACCTGTAGGGACCGGGGTGCCGGGCCCAGGGGTGCTGGAGCCAGGGGtgctgctgggggcgggggcgatGGGTTTGTAGGACATCCCCAACTCTTGGGTGCGGCAGACGCCGGCCGGCCGCTCCTCCCGGGTTGGCTGCCTGGCCGCTCAGCCGCGCTCTGATTGGCAAGCCGGCAGCACGCCCCTGGTAAATAGAGCTCAGGCCGGAAGGACGGGCGGGTAGGAACGCTCCCTCACTCCCGATTGGCGCGCGAAGATGTCACTCGGGCCTTCTCATTGGCAGAGGCTTGCCCCAATAGGCCGCAACCACTGCTGATTGGCCCCCGCCTTCCGGACCTCGCACCTGTCTGCTCCGGATTGGGCGACGGCCGACGCCCTCCGCAATTGGCGAGTTCGCGGCCCGGACAGGCGCGCTCTCAATTCGATTAGTCCCAAAGCCCGAGAGGCGGGGCCTCGGAAACCCGGACCTGGGTCTGGTCCGTCGTGGTTCGCGCAGAGCGGGTGTTTCCCGGGCTCGGGTGCCAACCTCACACCTCACTCGCTTTGTACGTCAGCTTCACGCTGCCCGTCCCATCCAGCTGGGGCTGCTGTCGCCGTCGCTGTCGCTGCCTCCGCGCGCGCACGCCTTTCCGCCGCTCTGGGTGCCGGAGGACGCAGGGCTTTGACGTTCCGAGCCCTGCGCCCCACCCCGTGCGCTTTTACGTCACCTTTCACCGGTTCAGCAACCTGTCCGCGATCCACGCATGCGCCCTCTTCAGGGCTCATTTGTTCCCATGGCAACGGGTCCCTCATCAACGCTACAGACGCGCCTGCTCCTCCCAATTGCCTGGACGTCGGGTCTAGGCTAGTGTAAGGTTCAAGGGCGACCTCAAAGACTCTTCAACCTGCCCCCCAACCTCCAAGGCTCCAGGCCTGTGCCTCATAAGGACAATAGCAGGAACAGCTAACCTTGAATACTTGCTGCATGCCAGGCCCTGTACCACGGACCATCCTGGACATGGGCCATGCACCATCTGATTTCAATTTCACACCCCCACCCACGCTAGCGATTTgcacttgggcaagttacctcgATGAtatgcctcagcttccccatctgtaaaatggggacactaATAATTATAAGGTTCTTGTGTGGATTAAATGAATATTCATAGACTGCTTATTGTTTCATTCTGCtttttcccatccatttctccacCCAGACCTCTCCCCTCAAATCTTATTCCTCACAACCCAAGATCTTGGACTGTCCTCCAAACACTAACCCTGCCTGCCAggctacttctccccaaaactctGGC is a window of Vicugna pacos chromosome 10, VicPac4, whole genome shotgun sequence DNA encoding:
- the PITPNM1 gene encoding membrane-associated phosphatidylinositol transfer protein 1, coding for MLIKEYHILLPMSLDEYQVAQLYMIQKKSREESSGEGSGVEILANRPYTDGPGGSGQYTHKVYHVGSHIPGWFRALLPKAALQVEEESWNAYPYTRTRYTCPFVEKFSIEIETYYLPDGGQQPNVFNLSGAERRQRILDTIDIVRDAVAPGEYKAEEDPRLYRSAKTGRGPLTDDWARTAAQTGPLMCAYKLCKVEFRYWGMQAKIEQFIHDVGLRRVMLRAHRQAWCWQDEWTELSMADIRALEDETARMLAQRMAKCNTSSEGPEAQPPGKPSSEARAGASHAGTPDGPEAPPGPDASPDASFSKQWSSSSRSSYSSQHGGGVSPQSLSEWRMQNIARDSENSSEEEFFDAHEGFSDSDEVFPKEMTKWNSNDFIDAFASPMEAEGAPDPGTEATKDIGDGARAPRDSEGPDGTGDLGAETCAVHALFLILHSGNILDSGPGDTNSKQADVQTLSLAFEAVTRIHFPEALGHVALRLVPCPPICAAAYALVSNLSPYSHDGDSLSRSQDHIPLAALPLLATSSSRYQGAVATVIARTNQAYAAFLRSSEGAGFCGQVVLIGDGVGGILGFDALCHSAGAGPGSRGSSRRGSMNNELLSPEVGPVRDPLADGVEGLGRASPEPSALPTQRAPSDMASPEPEGPQNSLQTAAPTTSSGEPRRASTASCPSAAATSEAPDGPTSAARLDFKVSGFFLFGSPLGLVLALRKTVMPALEVAQMRPACEQIYNLFHAADPCASRLEPLLAPKFQAIAPLAVPRYQKFPLGDGSSLLLADTLQTHSGLFLEELEMLVPSTPTSASSAFWKGSELGNDPPVQPAAPSTTSEVVKILERWWGTKRIDYSLYCPEALTAFPTVTLPHLFHASYWESADVVAFILRQVIEKERPQLTEYEEPSIYSPAFPREKWQRKRTQVKIRNVTSNHRASDTVVCEGRPQVLNGRFMYGPLDVVTLTGEKVDVYIMTQPLSGKWIHFGTEVTNSSGRLTFPVPQERALGIGVYPVRMVVRGDHTYAECCLTVVARGTEAVVFSIDGSFTASVSIMGSDPKVRAGAVDVVRHWQDTGYLIVYVTGRPDMQKHRVVAWLSQHNFPHGVVSFCDGLTHDPLRQKAMFLQSLVQEVELNIVAGYGSPKDVAVYAALGLPPSQTYIVGRAVRKLQAQCQFLSDGYVAHLGQLEASSHPHAPAGSSRATLAKSSYGGAAPVDFLRKQSQLLRSRGPSQAEREGPGTPPTTLARGKARSISLKLDSEE
- the CDK2AP2 gene encoding cyclin-dependent kinase 2-associated protein 2, whose product is MSYKPIAPAPSSTPGSSTPGPGTPVPTAGSVPSPSGSVPGAAAPFRPLFNDFGPPSMGYVQAMKPPGAQGSQSTYTDLLSVIEEMGKEIRPTYAGSKSAMERLKRGIIHARALVRECLAETERNART